The Schistocerca piceifrons isolate TAMUIC-IGC-003096 chromosome 5, iqSchPice1.1, whole genome shotgun sequence genome has a segment encoding these proteins:
- the LOC124798992 gene encoding SH3 domain-containing protein C23A1.17-like: protein MAVWAHSYDGTPAWTPATVTAAHAQRVTTVQTHRGLERRHHNQLRPQAPVLIPPPPPSLLPGADTSLEVEPFPSTSISLPALQTPLPPLQGIETATDPLPSGDTLIDATDSLPSPPPVVPPDVSQPVPSFRPPRHRPGHFRPYAPISGGERSSTFRRGSRTRGRTNGRGQPIEGSASAAAIPRSGSRAARAPPPTPRADSGQ from the coding sequence ATGGCCGTGTGGGCCCACTCCTATGACGGCACACCTGCATGGACGCCCGCTACGGTGACAGCGGCTCATGCGCAGCGAGTGACGACCGTACAGACGCACAGAGGGCTCGAGCGTCGCCACCATAACCAACTCCGTCCTCAGGCCCCTGTCTTGATTCCACCCCCACCGCCTTCCCTGCTTCCTGGTGCGGACACGTCCCTCGAGGTGGAGCCCTTCCCTTCAACCTCCATCTCCTTGCCGGCTCTGCAGACACCCCTTCCACCTCTCCAGGGTATAGAGACGGCTACTGACCCCCTGCCCTCTGGTGACACCTTGATAGATGCCACAGACagtctgccctcccctcccccagtggTCCCTCCGGACGTCTCACAACCCGTACCCTCGTTCCGCCCGCCTCGGCATCGTCCGGGGCATTTCCGCCCCTATGCACCAATTTCGGGGGGGGAGagatctagtaccttccgccgcggaagtcgaacacgcggcagaacaaatggacgtggtcagcccatagagggctccgcctccgcggcggctatacCGCgtagcggctctcgcgcagcgagggcgccaccaccgacgccacgtgcagacagcggccaatag